In a genomic window of Magnetococcales bacterium:
- a CDS encoding HAD-IIIC family phosphatase has translation MAALALDLIADFNAEPLARYLRHAQSALDLTVRVAPYGQVYQSLQSDAAAGWGGIIWTLPERVLPGFARAMQFAESDWSQCLAEVDHFAAAVRHAAGLRQHLFVASWVLPPDYRGYGMLDWRPGIGLANLLAQMNLRLAERLAGEGNIHLLDAGRWLYAAPRPHIPKLWYATKVPYAGPVFEKAAGDIRAAILAVSGRAKKLIVLDLDHTLWGGVVGETGWEGIRLGGHDFVGEAFCDFQRALLALAERGIQLAIASKNDEAVALEAIDRHDAMILRRHHFAGWRIDWHDKAENIASLVAELNFGLEAVVFIDDNPAERARVQGALPEVLVPEWPADPTEYVQALWALDCFDVAALSQEDRQRTAMYVAERDRRATRKEVDSPEAWLQQLAMTLRVGRVDTSNLARVTQLFNKTNQLNLSTRRLGEKEVLAWALEPRHALLALSVTDRFGDMGLVGVVGISVNGTRGEVVDFILSCRAMGRRIEAVMLHLAMQEARRLGAQEIDVKYVPTARNRPTLDVLRQIGLKEVTEHLFQASCQDVVPLPEAIQVVVDAPAGSP, from the coding sequence ATGGCCGCGTTGGCGCTCGACCTGATCGCCGATTTCAATGCCGAACCCCTGGCGCGCTATCTGCGGCATGCGCAGAGTGCGCTGGACCTGACGGTCAGGGTGGCCCCTTATGGGCAGGTCTACCAGTCGCTGCAAAGTGATGCGGCGGCGGGGTGGGGTGGGATCATCTGGACCCTGCCGGAACGGGTGCTTCCCGGTTTTGCCAGAGCCATGCAGTTTGCCGAGAGCGACTGGTCACAATGCCTGGCCGAGGTGGACCATTTTGCCGCAGCGGTCCGGCATGCGGCGGGGCTGCGTCAACATCTTTTTGTGGCCAGTTGGGTGTTGCCCCCGGATTATCGTGGCTACGGCATGCTGGATTGGCGCCCCGGCATCGGCCTTGCCAATCTGTTGGCGCAGATGAACCTGCGCCTTGCCGAACGGTTGGCAGGAGAGGGGAATATCCATCTGCTCGATGCCGGGCGTTGGTTGTACGCCGCCCCCCGTCCCCACATCCCGAAATTGTGGTATGCGACCAAGGTGCCCTATGCCGGGCCGGTCTTCGAAAAGGCCGCCGGGGATATACGGGCAGCCATCCTGGCTGTGTCGGGGCGTGCCAAGAAATTGATTGTCCTGGATCTCGACCATACCCTGTGGGGCGGTGTGGTGGGGGAGACCGGCTGGGAAGGGATCCGTCTCGGGGGGCACGATTTTGTCGGCGAGGCCTTCTGCGATTTTCAGCGGGCCCTGCTGGCCCTTGCCGAACGGGGCATCCAACTGGCCATTGCCAGCAAGAATGACGAGGCCGTTGCCCTGGAGGCGATCGACCGGCATGACGCCATGATTTTGCGTCGCCACCATTTTGCCGGTTGGCGCATCGATTGGCACGACAAGGCCGAAAATATCGCCTCCCTGGTCGCCGAACTGAATTTTGGTCTGGAGGCGGTGGTCTTCATCGACGACAACCCGGCGGAACGGGCCCGGGTACAAGGCGCCCTGCCGGAGGTTTTGGTGCCGGAGTGGCCGGCGGATCCAACGGAATATGTCCAGGCGTTGTGGGCGTTGGACTGTTTTGATGTCGCGGCCCTCAGTCAGGAGGATCGGCAACGCACCGCCATGTATGTAGCGGAACGTGATCGCCGCGCAACGCGGAAAGAGGTCGACTCGCCCGAGGCGTGGTTGCAACAACTGGCCATGACGCTGCGTGTTGGCCGTGTTGACACATCCAACCTGGCCCGGGTGACGCAGCTTTTCAACAAAACCAACCAGCTCAACTTGAGTACGCGCCGCCTGGGAGAGAAGGAGGTGCTGGCCTGGGCGCTGGAGCCGCGCCACGCCCTGCTTGCCCTGTCGGTGACGGATCGGTTCGGGGATATGGGGTTGGTGGGGGTGGTCGGTATTTCGGTAAACGGAACCCGGGGAGAGGTGGTCGATTTTATCCTGAGTTGCCGGGCGATGGGCCGCCGGATCGAGGCGGTGATGCTGCACCTGGCCATGCAGGAGGCGCGGCGCCTGGGTGCGCAGGAGATCGATGTCAAATATGTGCCAACTGCCCGGAATCGCCCTACCCTGGACGTTTTGCGCCAGATCGGCCTGAAGGAGGTGACGGAACACCTTTTCCAGGCATCCTGTCAGGATGTTGTTCCCCTGCCGGAGGCCATCCAGGTTGTTGTCGATGCGCCGGCAGGATCGCCATGA
- a CDS encoding L,D-transpeptidase family protein, protein MHVRLLRQFLFGVTLCSTFLTACTPKPPPEEVPPLQVEERDEYRTCPRERSIVQVDTLAYRLRLCHAGREEGSFRVALGRGGLNKRVEGDARTPLGRYYLGLGRPSDYFHTFIPVGYPTPEQKRQGYSGGAIGIHGPHQDPDRYKDTVRLSNWTLGCIAVPSREDIEKIAAWVKDKHVMEVVIQ, encoded by the coding sequence ATGCACGTGCGTTTGTTGCGACAATTTTTGTTTGGCGTCACCCTGTGCAGCACTTTTTTGACGGCCTGCACGCCCAAGCCGCCGCCTGAGGAGGTTCCACCTTTGCAGGTGGAAGAGCGAGATGAGTATCGCACCTGCCCCAGGGAGAGATCGATCGTGCAGGTCGACACTTTGGCCTACAGGCTGCGTCTTTGTCACGCGGGCCGGGAAGAGGGCTCTTTCCGCGTTGCCTTGGGGAGGGGAGGACTCAACAAGCGTGTCGAAGGGGATGCGCGTACCCCACTCGGTCGCTACTACCTTGGCCTTGGCCGTCCTTCCGATTATTTTCATACCTTCATTCCGGTGGGATATCCGACACCCGAGCAGAAGAGACAGGGGTATTCCGGAGGGGCCATCGGCATTCACGGGCCGCACCAGGATCCGGATCGCTACAAAGATACCGTGCGTCTATCCAACTGGACTCTGGGGTGCATCGCCGTGCCCTCGCGGGAAGATATTGAAAAGATTGCCGCCTGGGTCAAGGACAAACATGTGATGGAGGTGGTCATTCAGTAA